In Halobacillus amylolyticus, the following proteins share a genomic window:
- a CDS encoding DMT family transporter, which translates to MIKLKRIYFLLMIVMMMWGFNVSAIKILVSNIDPILLTSVRIFTAGIAVLAILAFMKMLRLPTKKEAWIIFYISIFNVIAHHSFMALGLLYTSGVNAGLIVGMGPLLTMVLSTILLSKKVTFFKSFGFLLGFIGVIATTLTGAGGMTAVSIGDVMVFISIAVQAFSFILISKMNPELDPRLLTGYMMVLGSIFIFVISMMVETDPGQITQLFDVKLMLIFLFSALICTAFGHMVYNFAIQQVGPAESAIFINFNTFFALVGAALFLNERIMASHIAGLLLIVCGVLIGTGAFEYIVGRRRARSA; encoded by the coding sequence GTGATAAAATTGAAAAGAATCTACTTTCTGCTAATGATCGTTATGATGATGTGGGGGTTCAATGTCTCCGCCATCAAAATTCTCGTCTCAAATATTGACCCGATCCTGTTAACTTCAGTAAGGATCTTCACAGCTGGAATAGCAGTGTTGGCCATTCTTGCGTTCATGAAAATGTTAAGGCTGCCTACGAAGAAGGAAGCCTGGATCATCTTTTACATCTCCATCTTTAATGTGATCGCTCATCACAGTTTCATGGCCCTTGGTCTCCTATATACGTCAGGCGTAAATGCTGGATTAATTGTCGGTATGGGGCCACTGCTCACTATGGTGCTATCTACAATTTTGTTAAGTAAAAAGGTGACATTTTTTAAAAGTTTCGGTTTCTTATTAGGGTTTATCGGGGTGATTGCCACGACACTTACGGGAGCAGGTGGAATGACAGCTGTGTCGATAGGAGATGTGATGGTGTTCATTTCTATTGCTGTCCAGGCCTTCAGCTTTATTCTAATCAGTAAAATGAATCCTGAACTTGATCCGAGGTTGTTGACAGGGTACATGATGGTTCTTGGTTCGATATTCATTTTCGTCATCAGCATGATGGTGGAAACGGATCCAGGGCAGATCACCCAGCTGTTCGATGTGAAACTGATGCTGATCTTTTTATTTAGTGCTCTCATTTGCACGGCTTTCGGGCACATGGTTTACAATTTTGCTATTCAACAGGTCGGTCCGGCTGAGTCTGCGATATTTATTAACTTCAATACATTTTTTGCTCTTGTAGGTGCTGCATTATTCCTGAATGAAAGGATTATGGCCAGTCATATCGCGGGTCTTCTGCTGATTGTTTGCGGTGTGCTGATTGGGACGGGGGCGTTTGAGTACATTGTTGGAAGAAGACGGGCTAGATCCGCGTGA
- a CDS encoding transposase, which produces MTQKYRNYDPEFKLYVVKLMELDGHKMTDLSQKLDIPYGNLKRWKTEYRDQKKKEEKEAQNQLLTASEYKEMYEKEKKSNVELQEEVDILKKAMHIFNQEK; this is translated from the coding sequence TTGACCCAAAAGTACAGAAATTATGACCCTGAGTTTAAGCTTTATGTTGTGAAGTTAATGGAATTGGACGGACACAAAATGACGGACCTTAGTCAGAAACTCGATATTCCCTACGGTAACCTTAAAAGATGGAAGACGGAGTATCGTGACCAAAAAAAGAAGGAAGAAAAAGAAGCACAGAATCAACTGTTGACCGCCTCTGAGTACAAGGAAATGTATGAAAAAGAGAAAAAAAGTAACGTAGAGCTCCAGGAGGAAGTCGACATTTTAAAAAAGGCCATGCACATCTTCAATCAGGAAAAGTAG
- a CDS encoding LacI family DNA-binding transcriptional regulator: protein MATIKEIAARANFSNTTVSRVLNNDKTFSVGTETRQKILDVAKEMGYKTLQERRKERQASEDISASKIGILLCHSVEEELNDAYFLSIRQGVEHECLERGLTTTELLRLTNLNSNGISSDINNLIVVGRINADILNQISDQLQNIVYINHTVDEDKYDSVVIDFEKATNRAIDHLLDLGYKKVGFIGGKEREHLNDSKVDFEDERKSTFKKTMIDRGLFNPKLFFVGEFTMADGYELMKSAIQQGDLPEALFIASDAMAIGAMRALQENQYRVPEDVAIVSFNDIELAQFASTPLTTVKVQTEEMGRLGVKLMVDRLKGREIPLKVTVPTALVVRDSCGAPHISNDVERKKGVVS, encoded by the coding sequence ATGGCAACTATAAAAGAGATAGCAGCAAGGGCTAATTTTTCAAATACAACAGTATCCAGAGTTCTAAACAATGATAAAACTTTTTCAGTGGGGACAGAGACACGTCAAAAAATATTAGATGTGGCCAAAGAAATGGGATATAAAACGTTACAAGAACGTAGGAAGGAGAGACAAGCCTCTGAAGATATTTCTGCATCCAAAATTGGAATTTTACTCTGTCACTCCGTGGAAGAGGAATTAAATGATGCTTATTTCTTATCAATAAGACAAGGGGTTGAGCATGAATGTCTTGAGAGAGGTCTTACTACAACAGAGTTGCTTCGACTTACCAATTTGAATTCTAATGGAATTAGCAGTGATATTAATAACTTGATTGTAGTAGGGAGAATCAATGCGGATATTCTTAATCAAATTAGTGACCAATTACAAAACATTGTCTACATCAACCATACAGTGGATGAGGACAAGTATGATTCAGTAGTTATTGATTTTGAAAAGGCCACGAATCGAGCAATAGACCATTTGCTTGATCTTGGTTATAAAAAGGTAGGGTTTATTGGCGGCAAGGAAAGAGAGCATTTAAATGATAGCAAAGTAGATTTTGAAGATGAAAGAAAGTCTACCTTCAAAAAAACAATGATAGATAGAGGGTTGTTCAATCCGAAGTTATTTTTCGTTGGGGAGTTTACGATGGCTGACGGCTATGAACTGATGAAGTCGGCGATTCAACAAGGAGATTTACCTGAGGCGTTGTTTATAGCTAGTGATGCAATGGCGATCGGAGCAATGCGGGCCTTACAAGAGAATCAATATAGGGTCCCAGAAGATGTAGCCATTGTGAGTTTCAATGATATTGAATTAGCTCAATTTGCCAGTACCCCCTTAACCACAGTAAAAGTACAAACAGAAGAGATGGGGAGGTTAGGTGTTAAATTGATGGTTGATCGGTTAAAGGGAAGGGAGATTCCGTTAAAAGTGACCGTTCCAACAGCATTAGTTGTCCGTGATAGTTGCGGTGCACCTCATATATCGAATGACGTCGAACGAAAGAAAGGGGTGGTATCATAA
- a CDS encoding MBL fold metallo-hydrolase gives MKDRLIPVTSIASGLEQSVANDIHCLPIQVVNVCLIGNPERPGDWVLVDTGMPKSADDIIDVAGGLFGKRYNPKAIILTHGHFDHVGAVEELADYWDVPVYAHTSEMPYLTGQKDYPEPDTTVEGGMVSKMSRMFPNEGIDLGERVQPLPQDGTIPHLSEWKWIHTPGHTEGHISLFRETDRILIAGDAFVTVKQEYLFKVLTQQQEISGPPRYLTPDWEAAWESVRKLEALKPNVAITGHGFPMAGEELTNNLAKLSSDFDRIAIPEHGRFVDGKKE, from the coding sequence ATGAAAGATCGATTAATTCCCGTTACCTCAATTGCAAGCGGACTCGAGCAGTCGGTAGCGAATGATATTCATTGCTTGCCAATTCAAGTAGTAAACGTCTGTTTAATCGGAAATCCGGAACGACCGGGAGATTGGGTGTTGGTCGATACGGGCATGCCGAAGTCTGCCGACGATATCATTGATGTAGCAGGAGGACTTTTTGGCAAAAGGTATAATCCAAAGGCCATTATTCTTACACACGGACACTTTGATCACGTCGGAGCGGTGGAAGAGCTTGCAGATTATTGGGACGTTCCCGTTTATGCCCATACATCAGAAATGCCGTATTTGACTGGACAAAAAGATTACCCAGAACCAGATACTACAGTTGAAGGCGGTATGGTGTCAAAAATGTCACGCATGTTCCCTAACGAAGGAATTGATTTAGGGGAGCGTGTCCAACCCTTGCCGCAAGACGGGACGATTCCACATTTGTCTGAATGGAAATGGATCCACACCCCTGGGCATACGGAAGGTCACATCTCCCTTTTTCGTGAAACAGACCGCATATTGATCGCTGGCGATGCGTTTGTCACAGTCAAACAAGAATACTTGTTCAAAGTACTGACCCAACAACAGGAAATCAGCGGCCCTCCGCGCTATTTAACACCTGATTGGGAAGCCGCTTGGGAATCGGTAAGAAAACTTGAAGCTTTAAAACCAAATGTAGCGATCACAGGGCATGGGTTCCCGATGGCTGGAGAAGAATTAACAAATAACTTGGCCAAACTGAGTAGTGATTTCGACCGGATTGCGATACCTGAACACGGAAGATTTGTAGATGGTAAAAAGGAATGA
- a CDS encoding LysE family transporter: MGVFLSYIFLGLSLAAPLGPINAAQIDQGIKNGFFHSWIIGLGSLVAELLYILAVFFGVIHFLEIPFMKTFLWSFGAFVLIYTGFESIASSQKLEINHSRNKDPLKKTFVSGFLLSISNPLSILFWLGIYGSVLANTITRYDQFHLVLYGAAIIIGLMIWDVTMAFVSSGFRRFLNTRTLKGISVLSGFCMFGFAGYFGYQAVKLLFHL; this comes from the coding sequence TTGGGTGTATTCTTGAGTTATATTTTCCTTGGATTATCACTAGCAGCACCACTAGGCCCGATCAATGCGGCCCAAATAGATCAGGGCATTAAAAATGGCTTTTTCCATTCGTGGATTATTGGACTAGGTTCTCTGGTTGCAGAACTGCTTTATATCCTGGCCGTTTTCTTTGGCGTCATTCACTTTTTGGAAATCCCATTCATGAAAACTTTTCTATGGTCGTTCGGTGCCTTCGTCCTAATCTACACAGGCTTTGAGAGTATTGCCAGTTCGCAGAAATTGGAAATCAATCATAGCCGAAACAAAGACCCCTTAAAGAAAACGTTCGTATCCGGCTTTTTACTATCAATTTCTAACCCACTTTCGATTTTGTTTTGGCTCGGCATTTACGGCTCTGTGCTAGCCAATACAATTACCCGCTATGACCAGTTCCATTTAGTATTGTACGGTGCAGCGATTATCATCGGCTTGATGATATGGGACGTTACGATGGCGTTTGTATCGAGCGGGTTTAGGAGATTTCTAAACACTCGTACGTTAAAAGGAATTTCTGTTTTGTCCGGATTTTGTATGTTTGGCTTTGCAGGTTATTTTGGCTACCAAGCAGTTAAGTTACTTTTTCATTTATAA
- a CDS encoding extracellular solute-binding protein — MRKRWLVLLLVIVVGVVTAGCSSNETSGDGGGTTLTFYSTATSEEDKKVMSEAVAAFEEEYPEINIEDNYPGDGYEDMLRVKMAANDLPDLFDTHGWAKQRYGEYVADLSGMDWVKNLDPALDTILKDDEGKVYAYPLNQAKDGISYNATLLKEYGIEPPTTFEGFMKALIEIKEKSDGTVTPFWFNGSDKSAFGQYFDQFATPLLVTDKEHNYEEELLNGRFDWSHYTFLPEKLKEMQEKGLLNKDVLTAQIQQQAQLMAQSKIGFTLASGSLGPAVEELNPEVQVGVVPMPVIHEGDEPSWIGGERHTVAIWKDTEYMEEAKKFIEFLAQPEIAKKIAEGTSLPAGLKSIEAENYYSEYYKRYEDVKVQPYFDRIYLPSGMWNVMGSTGQQLLSGKMTPEEVSEKMAEEYERLREQ, encoded by the coding sequence ATGAGAAAAAGATGGTTGGTCCTATTACTTGTTATAGTTGTCGGTGTGGTTACGGCTGGATGTTCCAGTAATGAAACTTCAGGTGATGGAGGTGGTACGACTTTGACATTTTATTCAACAGCTACTTCTGAAGAAGATAAAAAGGTTATGTCGGAAGCTGTTGCAGCATTTGAAGAGGAGTACCCCGAAATTAATATAGAAGACAATTACCCAGGAGATGGGTATGAAGACATGCTGCGCGTAAAGATGGCAGCTAATGATTTGCCTGACCTGTTTGATACCCATGGATGGGCAAAACAGCGGTATGGAGAGTACGTAGCTGACCTGAGTGGGATGGATTGGGTGAAAAACTTGGATCCTGCCCTTGACACAATTCTTAAAGATGATGAAGGAAAGGTTTACGCTTATCCTCTAAATCAGGCCAAAGATGGAATATCTTATAATGCTACCTTATTAAAGGAATACGGTATTGAACCTCCTACAACATTTGAAGGTTTTATGAAAGCACTAATAGAAATAAAAGAAAAAAGTGATGGCACAGTCACACCTTTTTGGTTCAATGGTTCGGACAAGTCAGCTTTTGGGCAGTATTTCGATCAATTTGCAACACCTCTGCTAGTGACAGATAAGGAACATAATTATGAAGAAGAACTGTTGAACGGGAGATTTGATTGGTCCCACTACACATTCCTCCCTGAAAAGCTAAAAGAAATGCAGGAAAAAGGGCTACTTAATAAGGACGTATTAACGGCACAAATTCAACAGCAAGCCCAGTTAATGGCACAGAGTAAAATTGGATTCACCTTGGCCAGCGGCTCACTTGGTCCTGCAGTGGAAGAGCTAAATCCTGAGGTGCAGGTCGGAGTTGTTCCGATGCCAGTTATTCACGAAGGAGATGAGCCGAGCTGGATCGGTGGTGAACGCCATACTGTGGCGATCTGGAAAGACACAGAGTACATGGAAGAAGCGAAGAAGTTTATTGAGTTTTTAGCTCAACCAGAAATTGCAAAGAAAATTGCGGAAGGGACGTCTCTTCCAGCTGGGTTGAAAAGTATTGAAGCTGAAAATTACTACTCCGAATACTATAAGAGGTATGAAGATGTGAAGGTCCAGCCATATTTTGATCGCATTTACTTGCCGAGTGGAATGTGGAATGTTATGGGATCAACTGGACAACAATTGCTTTCAGGTAAGATGACACCAGAAGAAGTTTCTGAAAAAATGGCCGAAGAATATGAGAGGTTAAGAGAACAATAG
- a CDS encoding amino acid permease — protein MNKQTKKDKKLQWWQLSLIGVGCTIGTGFFLGSSLAIESSGPAVVFVFILAAIGTYIVFQALAKMTAEHPEKGSFRSYAKKAYGRWAGFSNGWVYWSSELLIMGSQLTALAIFSQYWFPNLPLWLLSTIFGVLGIGVIFTGVSGFERVENIFAVIKTAAIFMFIVIAVLALSGVIDGSPPERTVRMSFDGLFPEGLTGVWAALLYAFYAFGGIEVMGIMANELKNPKDASKSGRVMLILLGIIYVVSLGLALFLITWDKFNADESPFITALSQSDLAFVPHVFNGALIIAGFSTMVASLYAITTILATLSEDGDAPAFFAAKGKRDVPIHSLYLTIGGLGLSILVALLLPEKIFEYLTTAAGLMLLYNWLFILFSYKKLMELTKADRVKRFVGILLIAAAVSGTLFDSTSRIGFFISLVFLLVIGTITFLMGKRWRQASG, from the coding sequence ATGAATAAGCAAACAAAGAAAGATAAAAAACTTCAATGGTGGCAGCTTTCACTTATTGGTGTGGGATGCACGATTGGTACAGGCTTTTTCCTGGGATCCTCACTTGCAATCGAGAGTAGTGGACCTGCTGTTGTCTTTGTTTTTATATTAGCAGCCATCGGTACTTATATCGTGTTTCAAGCTTTAGCGAAAATGACGGCTGAGCATCCTGAAAAAGGATCTTTTCGTTCATATGCGAAAAAGGCTTATGGAAGATGGGCTGGCTTCAGTAATGGATGGGTCTATTGGTCATCTGAATTATTAATTATGGGCAGTCAATTGACGGCCCTTGCCATCTTCTCACAGTATTGGTTTCCAAACCTTCCTTTATGGCTGTTGTCGACGATATTTGGTGTGCTGGGAATCGGTGTCATCTTTACAGGAGTATCAGGTTTTGAACGAGTTGAGAATATTTTCGCTGTCATTAAAACGGCTGCCATCTTCATGTTTATCGTAATTGCCGTCCTAGCATTATCGGGAGTCATCGATGGAAGCCCTCCCGAGCGAACCGTGCGTATGAGCTTTGATGGTTTGTTTCCTGAAGGTTTAACAGGAGTTTGGGCTGCCTTGCTATACGCCTTTTATGCGTTTGGCGGGATTGAAGTCATGGGCATTATGGCAAACGAATTAAAAAATCCTAAAGATGCATCAAAGTCTGGGAGAGTCATGCTCATCCTTCTCGGCATCATTTATGTCGTTTCATTAGGACTAGCCTTATTTCTCATAACATGGGATAAGTTCAATGCGGACGAAAGTCCTTTCATTACAGCGTTAAGTCAATCTGATTTGGCATTTGTTCCACACGTATTTAACGGGGCATTGATCATTGCAGGCTTCTCCACAATGGTCGCATCACTTTATGCAATCACTACAATCTTAGCTACCTTGTCGGAAGACGGAGATGCACCAGCTTTTTTTGCTGCTAAAGGTAAAAGAGATGTGCCTATTCACTCTCTTTATCTAACGATTGGCGGCTTAGGCTTATCCATCCTTGTAGCTCTGCTGCTACCTGAAAAGATTTTCGAATATTTAACGACTGCAGCAGGACTAATGCTTTTATATAACTGGTTATTTATCCTTTTCTCTTATAAAAAATTAATGGAGCTGACAAAAGCTGACCGTGTAAAGCGGTTTGTAGGAATCTTGCTTATTGCTGCCGCCGTTAGTGGAACGCTTTTTGATTCCACAAGCAGAATCGGCTTTTTTATCAGCCTAGTGTTTCTGTTAGTGATTGGTACAATTACCTTTTTGATGGGAAAAAGGTGGCGGCAAGCTTCAGGTTAG
- a CDS encoding ABC transporter substrate-binding protein — MKKFRIVVFISLLMVLAACNEESSKGQTSNASGELGAQETHTVTIEDGIGEQTIEGVPKRVVVLEWTYVEHLLPLGIKPVGVSDVEGYNKWVNVGEPLLDSTVDVGTRAEPNLEAIARLKPDIIIGAKYRHEGIIAELESIAPTVLFAPYSEEGAGNQYQHLLGEFNTVAKIFNKQEQAAEVKKNLEQTFKQQGTRIKEAGYKNIKVVVTQAFTSQNTPIMRLFTDNSVVAGVLEKMDVGNAVESEQPEVYGFISTTVEALQNYQNAHFFYLVQEDDNIFSNQFADNPAWTNLGFVKENRTYKLPGDMGTFAGPLSAERLAKEIADTLVEK, encoded by the coding sequence ATGAAAAAGTTCAGAATCGTTGTGTTTATTAGTTTACTAATGGTTTTAGCTGCTTGTAACGAGGAGTCTAGTAAAGGCCAAACATCAAATGCTTCAGGGGAGCTAGGCGCACAGGAAACACATACCGTAACGATTGAAGATGGAATCGGTGAACAAACGATTGAAGGAGTTCCAAAAAGAGTCGTTGTTCTGGAGTGGACTTATGTAGAACATTTGCTGCCGTTAGGAATTAAACCTGTAGGTGTATCAGACGTTGAAGGCTATAATAAATGGGTGAATGTAGGTGAACCACTATTGGATTCCACTGTGGACGTTGGCACACGAGCGGAACCTAATTTAGAAGCGATTGCTAGACTTAAGCCAGATATCATTATAGGTGCAAAATATCGTCATGAAGGAATTATAGCCGAATTAGAGTCGATTGCTCCGACAGTCTTATTTGCTCCATACTCAGAAGAAGGTGCCGGTAACCAATATCAACATTTGCTTGGCGAATTTAACACCGTCGCTAAAATTTTTAATAAACAAGAGCAAGCGGCAGAAGTGAAGAAGAATCTGGAACAAACCTTCAAACAGCAGGGCACACGCATAAAAGAAGCTGGGTATAAAAATATCAAGGTCGTGGTTACTCAAGCTTTCACATCACAAAACACACCGATCATGAGACTTTTCACGGATAACTCTGTAGTTGCAGGGGTATTAGAAAAAATGGATGTTGGAAATGCAGTTGAAAGTGAGCAGCCAGAAGTCTACGGATTCATTTCAACTACAGTTGAGGCTCTGCAAAATTATCAAAATGCCCACTTTTTCTACCTCGTTCAAGAGGATGATAACATCTTCAGTAATCAATTTGCAGATAATCCTGCTTGGACAAACCTCGGTTTTGTAAAAGAAAACCGAACATATAAATTGCCAGGCGATATGGGTACGTTTGCCGGCCCTTTATCTGCTGAAAGACTTGCTAAAGAGATAGCTGATACGTTGGTAGAAAAATGA
- a CDS encoding IS3 family transposase, translated as MKFEFIHEHRHEHTISRMCQVLGVSKSGYYDYLNRLDREETKREAWNRYIDERILFHYHDNYGCYGSPRIHFMLREVDQVEVSQKKVTNRMRELDLYATPPKKFINTTDSDHDETIHSNHLNRDFLPEAPDQVWATDITYIHTGEGFLYLNPVIDLASRRIISYQLDDHMDHTLCLKALEKALAIRNPKSGWIHHSDRGSQYCSKAYLDTLKEAGATISMSRKGNPYDNACAESFFASLKKEYLYKHVYETKAEAKLAIQFYINFYNQKRIHSTLDYLTPLEKEKSYKMNHDKKLKKNRMSSA; from the coding sequence GTGAAGTTCGAGTTCATTCATGAACACCGACACGAACACACCATTTCGAGGATGTGCCAAGTTCTTGGTGTGTCTAAATCTGGTTATTATGATTATTTGAATCGCCTGGACAGAGAAGAAACGAAAAGAGAGGCTTGGAACCGTTATATCGATGAACGGATCCTCTTCCATTATCATGATAATTATGGGTGTTACGGCAGCCCTCGCATCCACTTTATGCTTCGAGAAGTGGATCAGGTGGAGGTTTCTCAAAAGAAAGTGACGAATCGAATGAGAGAACTGGACCTTTATGCCACACCACCTAAAAAGTTCATCAATACGACAGACTCTGATCACGATGAAACCATTCACTCAAACCATTTAAACCGTGACTTTCTTCCAGAGGCCCCAGACCAGGTTTGGGCTACTGATATTACTTATATTCACACAGGAGAAGGCTTTTTATATCTGAATCCTGTCATTGATCTTGCTTCCCGACGGATCATAAGTTATCAGTTAGACGATCATATGGATCACACCCTGTGCTTAAAAGCTTTAGAAAAGGCTTTGGCCATTCGTAACCCTAAGTCGGGTTGGATTCACCATTCAGATCGTGGCTCTCAGTACTGTTCTAAGGCTTATTTAGATACACTTAAGGAGGCAGGAGCGACCATAAGTATGAGTCGGAAGGGAAACCCCTACGACAATGCATGTGCAGAGAGTTTCTTTGCCTCTCTGAAAAAAGAATACCTGTACAAACATGTTTATGAGACAAAAGCAGAAGCCAAACTAGCCATTCAGTTTTACATCAATTTTTATAACCAAAAACGAATCCATTCTACATTGGACTATTTAACTCCGTTAGAAAAAGAAAAGAGCTATAAAATGAACCATGATAAAAAGCTCAAAAAGAACCGAATGTCCTCTGCCTAA
- a CDS encoding carbohydrate ABC transporter permease — translation MSELVNKSQRAIAHKGVVKPRKVKKQKSLWWMYLPALIVVSVFIIYPFLNGIRVSFTDWNGFSQTKNWVGLEQYKRMFQDSNTWLVVKNTLLYGIGSTIFQNVIGLLYALLLNKSIRLKSLTRTIIYLPVIISPLVMGYIWYFFFAYQGGALNDVLMLFGLNKINALGNPDVNPWIIVFVNTYQFVGIAMIIYLAGLQSISKDFYEAADIDGASVFQKFKNITLPLLMPAITINVVLNIIGGLKLFDVILALTGGGPGNASQSMSTFMYSLYFSRQDAGYAATQGVLMAFITLVFSLLALAYFKRKEVDA, via the coding sequence ATGAGTGAATTGGTTAATAAATCACAGCGCGCCATTGCTCACAAGGGAGTGGTCAAGCCGCGTAAGGTGAAAAAGCAAAAATCTTTATGGTGGATGTATCTTCCGGCATTAATTGTTGTCAGTGTGTTTATTATTTACCCTTTTTTAAATGGTATTCGAGTGTCTTTTACTGATTGGAATGGATTTTCGCAAACGAAAAATTGGGTAGGCCTGGAGCAATATAAGCGAATGTTCCAGGACTCTAATACATGGTTAGTTGTAAAAAATACGCTGCTTTATGGGATTGGAAGTACAATTTTTCAAAATGTGATCGGGTTGCTTTATGCTTTACTGCTCAATAAAAGCATCCGGCTGAAGTCGTTAACACGAACGATTATTTATCTTCCTGTTATTATCAGCCCGCTCGTCATGGGCTATATTTGGTATTTCTTTTTTGCCTACCAGGGAGGGGCATTAAATGACGTTTTAATGCTGTTCGGTCTAAATAAAATCAATGCTTTAGGCAACCCTGATGTGAACCCATGGATCATTGTTTTTGTTAATACCTATCAATTTGTTGGTATTGCCATGATTATTTATTTAGCAGGCTTGCAAAGTATTTCAAAAGATTTCTATGAAGCAGCGGATATCGATGGGGCTTCTGTATTCCAAAAATTCAAAAATATCACACTGCCTTTATTGATGCCTGCGATTACAATTAATGTTGTGTTGAACATCATTGGAGGATTAAAGCTGTTTGATGTCATTCTCGCACTCACCGGTGGAGGACCAGGAAATGCTTCACAGTCGATGTCAACGTTTATGTACTCTCTTTATTTTAGTAGACAGGATGCTGGTTATGCAGCCACTCAAGGTGTGTTGATGGCTTTCATCACATTGGTTTTCAGTCTGCTTGCACTTGCTTACTTTAAACGCAAGGAGGTCGATGCTTAA
- a CDS encoding YczE/YyaS/YitT family protein, producing MRFNLLFFASGLILFSYGISVAIQVQYLGIHPWDVLNVALFDKFGVTIGVWNLAIGLLLVLVSLIVDRKYIRIGTLINAMSIGPLIDLFLFIDVFPESSSTVMDIAVLLLGIVFMGIGGGMYSAAGFGAGPRDGFMLSLSDKLGYSISRTRIAVESLVLVIGLLIGGPVFIFTLIYTLIQSPIFQFSFVKVTEFLKKTASVDHSDEKVKSV from the coding sequence ATGAGGTTCAACTTACTCTTCTTTGCATCAGGCCTCATTTTATTTAGTTACGGAATCTCAGTGGCCATCCAAGTTCAGTATCTCGGCATTCATCCCTGGGATGTACTGAATGTTGCACTATTCGACAAGTTCGGCGTTACGATTGGTGTGTGGAATTTGGCTATTGGCTTACTGTTGGTGCTCGTTTCATTGATCGTGGATCGCAAGTACATAAGGATAGGCACCTTGATTAACGCCATGTCTATCGGACCGTTGATTGATCTCTTCTTATTCATCGATGTCTTTCCAGAGTCCTCCTCAACTGTGATGGATATTGCTGTCCTATTATTAGGGATTGTATTCATGGGGATAGGAGGGGGCATGTACTCAGCTGCCGGTTTTGGTGCAGGTCCACGGGATGGCTTCATGCTGTCGCTATCAGATAAACTAGGATATTCCATCAGCAGGACGCGAATTGCTGTCGAGAGTCTTGTGCTTGTTATTGGGCTATTGATAGGTGGCCCCGTCTTTATCTTTACTTTGATTTATACGTTGATTCAAAGCCCGATCTTCCAGTTCTCTTTTGTAAAGGTAACTGAATTTCTGAAGAAAACAGCATCTGTCGATCATTCGGATGAAAAGGTGAAATCTGTTTAG
- a CDS encoding carbohydrate ABC transporter permease, whose translation MKNKERRSRRFFTTVAIVVTLFHLIPFYILITTSLKANNDFSSKWALPSSVHFENFMKAWEQASLGNAFINTAIITAGAALLLIVFGSLAAYPLARMNTRLNKFVYFLFIAIMIIPPLTALVPLYKMVVDMGMMNTHEIAILNNMAAFLPLTIFLYAGFIRSTIPKELEEAAKIDGASTLRIFFKIVFPLLKPITATVLIISCVFIWNDYQFAIFFLQDESVQTLTVALAGFFGQNQSNLNLVASAAIMSMLPMTILFLFLQKYFVAGLSSGSVKG comes from the coding sequence ATGAAGAATAAGGAAAGGAGATCGAGGAGATTTTTCACCACCGTAGCTATTGTCGTGACATTGTTTCATTTAATCCCTTTCTATATTTTAATTACCACCTCATTAAAAGCAAATAATGATTTTAGTTCAAAATGGGCCCTGCCAAGCTCGGTCCATTTTGAAAACTTCATGAAGGCATGGGAACAAGCAAGTTTAGGAAATGCGTTTATCAACACTGCCATCATTACGGCTGGTGCAGCTTTGTTATTGATTGTATTCGGATCACTTGCTGCCTATCCGTTAGCAAGGATGAATACAAGGTTGAACAAATTCGTCTACTTTTTGTTTATAGCGATTATGATTATTCCTCCGCTGACTGCTCTCGTTCCTTTGTACAAAATGGTTGTTGATATGGGAATGATGAATACACATGAGATTGCGATTCTAAACAATATGGCTGCATTTTTACCTTTAACGATTTTCCTCTATGCCGGCTTTATTCGCTCAACTATTCCGAAAGAGCTTGAGGAAGCGGCAAAAATTGATGGAGCAAGTACGTTAAGGATTTTCTTCAAAATCGTTTTTCCATTACTGAAGCCGATCACAGCAACCGTGCTGATTATTTCTTGTGTATTTATCTGGAATGATTATCAATTTGCAATTTTCTTCCTACAGGATGAAAGTGTTCAAACATTAACGGTGGCATTGGCGGGCTTCTTCGGACAAAATCAAAGCAACTTGAATTTAGTTGCATCAGCTGCCATTATGTCAATGCTGCCAATGACGATTTTGTTTCTCTTTTTACAAAAATACTTTGTGGCAGGTCTTTCTTCCGGGTCTGTTAAAGGATAA